The following are encoded in a window of Natrinema sp. HArc-T2 genomic DNA:
- a CDS encoding thioesterase family protein, whose protein sequence is MQTISDTDVRFGELAGPLVHGSVLFDWQLISTQEVAAAFGYSFEEILAEDGIPYAPVVVDTTVHRYPALGDTITVETVPIGVGDSSVELLYEVLDDDGERLATARMTHVTIAPTGAARPLPEQVQSAFADACVDRDPEVGPTTESNEGSDLPSYSTSVPIRSPYIEGADLAYFEEYPRFAGIALEEFLTEQGTSVGELAGEKQPYRLREWEWQFQSPVHFETELHVDCNVVHVDRETIRVRHELTSDGATNISGVTEYGCFDRSGVPVPFDDEMIAPFEP, encoded by the coding sequence GTGCAAACGATTAGCGATACCGACGTCCGATTCGGAGAGCTCGCCGGACCGCTCGTTCACGGCTCAGTCCTTTTCGACTGGCAGCTGATTTCGACACAGGAGGTAGCCGCCGCCTTCGGCTACTCGTTCGAAGAGATCCTCGCCGAGGACGGTATTCCCTACGCGCCGGTCGTGGTCGATACCACTGTTCACCGATATCCCGCACTCGGAGACACGATCACCGTCGAGACGGTCCCGATCGGCGTCGGGGACTCAAGCGTCGAACTCCTATACGAAGTTCTCGACGACGACGGGGAGCGTCTCGCGACGGCGCGAATGACCCACGTGACGATCGCACCGACCGGCGCTGCACGTCCGTTACCCGAACAGGTGCAGTCGGCGTTCGCGGACGCGTGTGTCGATCGTGATCCCGAAGTCGGGCCGACGACGGAATCGAACGAGGGTTCGGACCTCCCCTCGTATTCGACATCGGTCCCGATTCGGAGCCCCTACATCGAAGGCGCAGATCTGGCGTACTTCGAAGAGTATCCCCGATTTGCGGGTATTGCTCTCGAAGAGTTCCTCACTGAACAGGGGACGTCCGTCGGCGAACTCGCCGGCGAGAAACAGCCATATCGGCTCCGCGAGTGGGAATGGCAGTTTCAGTCGCCTGTTCACTTCGAAACCGAACTTCACGTCGACTGTAACGTGGTACACGTCGACCGAGAGACGATCCGCGTCAGGCACGAACTAACGAGCGATGGAGCGACGAACATCAGCGGAGTCACGGAATACGGCTGCTTCGATCGAAGCGGGGTACCCGTCCCGTTCGACGACGAAATGATTGCTCCGTTCGAACCATAG
- a CDS encoding NADH-ubiquinone oxidoreductase-F iron-sulfur binding region domain-containing protein has translation MTDVTGTVDRSPVVRISADVTADRGDRVYAAARDATDSVPIVRTGPTGSRKLEPLVLATDGGRTAFFYSASSSDARELATELESGTFPTSHADAVVEHDPDTPSLPVPETGPLSVGHRRVLGPCGWIDPLEPADYALCSTEQQDVSVAAQTGVLARGRGDAVADQPAANAWTTARDTDGDPVVVVNAHETDDRQQADRTLLASAPIAVLDGVAAVASFVGAEDAVIYLNERETALQQHVRQAVDAVKDVLPVVPDVVAGPDEYRAGSPTAALEAMEGADRIEPRLQPPTPAQYGLYGRPTVVHTPRTVAQLQRAMRSPPSFDADAPDPGTRLVTVTGDVDVPAVVELDAGTELAVARDAVSMDGSFKMACVGGVFGGITTELDLAPTAQSLTAAGLGTDGVVELLNDDRCAVATAGERARFASQANSGRCVPGREGTKQLTELLRELYQGSFRSDDIRELGRVMTRSSNCQIGEYAPRPVVTAIDEFEPEFRVHADGQCPSGTCSTQL, from the coding sequence ATGACGGATGTTACAGGTACCGTTGACCGCTCGCCGGTCGTTCGCATCTCGGCGGACGTGACGGCGGATCGTGGCGATCGGGTCTACGCTGCTGCCCGCGATGCCACGGATTCCGTGCCAATCGTCCGAACAGGACCGACCGGCAGCAGAAAACTCGAGCCGCTGGTCCTCGCGACCGACGGTGGACGAACCGCCTTCTTCTACTCGGCGTCGTCGTCCGACGCACGTGAGCTCGCCACCGAACTGGAATCAGGAACGTTCCCGACGTCCCACGCCGATGCGGTCGTCGAACACGACCCGGATACGCCGTCGCTCCCGGTTCCGGAAACCGGTCCGCTGTCCGTCGGCCACCGACGCGTCCTCGGCCCGTGTGGCTGGATCGATCCACTTGAGCCGGCCGACTACGCGCTTTGTTCGACCGAGCAACAAGATGTGAGTGTCGCCGCACAGACGGGGGTACTCGCCCGCGGCAGGGGAGACGCCGTCGCGGACCAGCCCGCTGCCAACGCATGGACGACGGCTCGTGACACCGACGGTGATCCCGTCGTCGTCGTCAACGCACACGAGACTGACGACCGCCAGCAGGCAGACCGGACGCTGCTCGCCAGCGCACCGATCGCGGTCCTCGATGGCGTCGCGGCGGTCGCGTCGTTCGTCGGTGCCGAGGACGCAGTGATCTACCTGAACGAGCGCGAGACGGCACTGCAGCAACACGTCAGACAGGCCGTCGACGCGGTCAAAGACGTGTTGCCCGTCGTCCCAGATGTCGTCGCCGGCCCCGACGAGTACCGCGCTGGGTCGCCGACGGCCGCGCTCGAGGCGATGGAAGGGGCAGATCGGATCGAGCCGCGTCTGCAACCGCCGACGCCGGCCCAATACGGCCTCTACGGTCGTCCGACGGTCGTACACACGCCCCGGACGGTCGCACAGCTCCAGCGAGCGATGCGGTCCCCACCGTCGTTCGACGCGGACGCGCCGGATCCGGGGACACGGCTCGTGACCGTCACTGGCGATGTCGACGTGCCGGCGGTCGTCGAACTAGACGCCGGGACGGAACTCGCGGTGGCTCGCGATGCCGTCTCGATGGACGGTTCGTTCAAAATGGCGTGTGTCGGCGGCGTCTTCGGTGGCATAACGACCGAACTGGATCTCGCCCCGACCGCACAGTCGCTTACCGCTGCTGGTCTCGGAACGGACGGCGTTGTCGAACTGTTGAACGACGACCGCTGTGCGGTCGCGACCGCCGGCGAGCGAGCGCGCTTTGCCTCCCAAGCGAACAGCGGTCGATGCGTTCCGGGACGAGAAGGAACGAAACAGCTCACCGAACTGCTTCGCGAACTCTACCAGGGCTCGTTCAGAAGCGATGATATCCGTGAACTGGGGCGGGTCATGACTCGCTCGAGTAATTGCCAGATCGGAGAATATGCACCGCGGCCCGTGGTAACGGCGATAGACGAATTCGAACCGGAATTTCGCGTTCACGCTGATGGACAGTGTCCGAGCGGAACGTGTTCGACCCAACTATGA
- a CDS encoding enoyl-CoA hydratase/isomerase family protein: MNVEDQNGVRTVTFDRPESLNAFTADAAKALAQAIEGVDADQHDAIVLTGEGEAFSAGGDLEAMAERDETPKESFDRTRETLGRVVETALTSDVPIVAKVNGDAVGAGLAVTAVSDFAYAADSASFSCAFARVGLVPDTGGTFLLPRLVGLRTAKRLALTAEFISAAEAADLGLINEAVPDDDLDATVDDLLETLRKRPTATLGLTKRAIHENMGRYWQEALDHELLTQSLAYGTPEHEDGVNAFLER; this comes from the coding sequence ATGAACGTCGAAGATCAGAACGGCGTACGGACGGTCACGTTCGACCGGCCCGAATCGTTGAATGCGTTTACCGCCGATGCAGCCAAAGCGCTCGCACAGGCCATCGAAGGCGTCGATGCAGACCAGCACGATGCGATCGTTCTCACTGGCGAGGGCGAGGCGTTCAGCGCTGGTGGCGATCTCGAGGCGATGGCCGAACGCGATGAGACGCCGAAGGAGTCCTTCGACCGGACACGCGAGACGCTCGGACGAGTCGTCGAGACAGCCCTCACGTCGGACGTGCCGATCGTCGCAAAGGTAAACGGCGATGCCGTCGGTGCCGGACTCGCCGTCACTGCCGTGAGCGATTTCGCCTACGCCGCTGACTCCGCGTCGTTTAGCTGTGCGTTCGCACGAGTGGGTCTCGTTCCAGATACCGGCGGAACGTTCCTGCTTCCCCGGCTTGTCGGCCTCCGGACGGCCAAACGGCTGGCGTTAACCGCCGAGTTCATTTCCGCAGCCGAAGCCGCCGACCTCGGGCTGATCAACGAGGCCGTCCCGGACGACGACCTTGATGCCACCGTCGATGACCTCCTCGAGACGCTCCGCAAGCGACCGACGGCAACGCTCGGACTGACAAAGCGTGCGATCCACGAAAACATGGGACGGTACTGGCAGGAGGCCCTCGACCACGAACTCCTCACGCAATCGCTCGCATACGGCACGCCGGAACACGAGGATGGTGTGAACGCCTTTCTCGAACGGTGA
- a CDS encoding tyrosine-type recombinase/integrase — protein sequence MHSEFMHPDTVREIEQMDHSDSTATPGEHALEDTIDAFLESGNKAGNYRDALERVLTDWRQRLEARGTGTVEHVSKRDMATYAQALSNDETKTAATAWTYYDYVSAFLSYCVKWDWLEDNPAQKGIALDELPPRPAKKSGDQQFWSAEDRKALLRFVDRRAHEAVDENGSAALEELRDRALVYLLAYSGARGGEILSDPRDDRRNGLRWGDIDLENNQFQVLGKSQHEDEEVQLPKQVHRPLERLEQALKPPTPEWPVFVTSHAPSLYRALPDDADPSVGGPLELHREHGVVPPSLSTNGGRSVLKRLCDAAALEIDGEYLKPHGARRGVGEAIYREHGAAAAQRVLRHADPRTTSQMYAHIETEELAEETSEVFENE from the coding sequence ATGCACAGTGAATTTATGCACCCCGACACTGTACGGGAAATCGAACAGATGGATCACAGCGATTCCACGGCGACACCCGGAGAACACGCCCTTGAGGATACCATCGACGCCTTCCTCGAGTCGGGTAACAAGGCCGGCAACTACCGCGATGCCCTCGAGCGCGTCTTGACCGACTGGCGACAGCGCCTCGAAGCCCGTGGCACCGGGACAGTCGAACATGTCTCGAAACGCGACATGGCAACGTATGCGCAAGCGCTCTCGAACGACGAGACAAAGACCGCAGCGACCGCGTGGACGTACTACGACTACGTCTCGGCATTTCTCTCTTACTGCGTGAAATGGGACTGGCTCGAAGACAATCCCGCCCAGAAAGGGATCGCACTCGACGAGCTGCCACCGCGACCGGCGAAAAAGAGCGGTGATCAACAGTTCTGGTCGGCTGAAGATCGGAAGGCGTTGCTCCGATTTGTCGATCGTCGTGCCCACGAGGCCGTCGACGAAAACGGCTCAGCCGCACTCGAGGAACTGCGCGATCGTGCGCTCGTCTACCTGCTGGCCTATTCGGGGGCTCGTGGCGGGGAAATCCTTTCAGACCCACGCGACGACCGGCGTAACGGCTTGCGATGGGGCGACATCGACCTCGAGAACAACCAGTTCCAGGTGCTCGGCAAAAGCCAGCACGAAGACGAGGAGGTCCAACTCCCAAAACAAGTGCATCGACCGCTCGAGCGGCTGGAACAAGCGCTCAAGCCGCCGACGCCCGAGTGGCCTGTGTTCGTGACGAGCCATGCCCCATCGTTGTACAGGGCACTCCCCGACGACGCTGATCCGTCTGTGGGTGGGCCACTCGAGTTACATCGGGAACATGGGGTCGTTCCGCCGTCGCTATCGACCAACGGCGGTCGGTCAGTTCTGAAACGGCTGTGTGATGCGGCTGCCCTCGAGATCGACGGCGAGTACTTGAAGCCCCACGGCGCACGGCGTGGTGTCGGTGAAGCCATCTATCGCGAGCACGGTGCGGCCGCAGCACAACGGGTGTTGCGCCACGCTGATCCTCGGACGACCTCACAGATGTACGCCCATATCGAAACTGAAGAATTGGCAGAGGAGACGTCTGAAGTCTTCGAGAACGAGTGA
- a CDS encoding PaaI family thioesterase yields the protein MTADEESNGDESFDDPFCDHLGITFDEIEDGEATARMPVTESHLNFAGVLHGGAVFALADAAAGAALSSRIGNDASIALEANVSFLEAVDVGETVVATATVPHESRKTAEITVTIETEAGTRVASYRSRGYKF from the coding sequence ATGACTGCTGACGAAGAATCGAACGGGGACGAATCGTTCGACGATCCGTTCTGTGACCATCTCGGGATCACGTTCGACGAAATCGAAGACGGTGAAGCCACGGCGCGGATGCCGGTTACGGAATCGCATTTGAACTTTGCCGGCGTCCTCCACGGCGGTGCTGTCTTCGCGCTTGCAGACGCAGCAGCCGGGGCAGCGCTTTCTTCCCGTATCGGGAACGACGCCAGCATCGCACTCGAGGCGAACGTGTCCTTCCTCGAGGCAGTGGACGTCGGTGAGACGGTCGTCGCGACTGCGACGGTGCCACACGAAAGCAGGAAGACGGCGGAAATAACGGTCACGATCGAGACAGAAGCGGGGACGCGCGTTGCCTCATACCGGAGTCGGGGGTACAAATTCTAG
- the fdhF gene encoding formate dehydrogenase subunit alpha produces MSTDEPLPHVPAIDDTQEQTPVTADFETGTANDPPVGTAGDHPTTLSINGTTVTVPPDSTVIDAMDAVDDETVTVQHGADGLEDDADVPALCHYDRDGDASDKIGPRSECRTCMVETEEHGLVPSCSFPAEEGLTVKTDTPDAAESRSVNLDLVLSNHNLRCTTCNGNGRCELQDAAISEGVDHPRYGVFADRDEYEPLDDTSSFIQIDRNKCILCNRCVEGCNDVQVEGVLRIEGHGEDTRIGFQSDAETMAESDCVSCGHCATVCPTGALTEKGIGGAGTLPLPGFTQRNSIGKVIETDAVETLDETSAPNRPPDPGCADSSDATDTDSNEEARVARFMESAKNRAAQLASEYGRKAIVAGEHTAESIAMNTLPEGRLFDIADFVSDVRLDRIDTAETTCGFCAVGCRFEMWGKDGDTIGVEPVDEPSAAPANNFSTCVKGKFGHEFANSDKRLTEPLVRTGSGEFEPVSWDEALEYVAENLREIQDEHGVDAVSCLASSKGTNEEAYLVQKFARQVLGTKNIDNCARLCHSSTVAALQQTLGYGAMTNRINEDVGEADAYLITGSNTTESHPVLATRIKQNVRDGADLMVFDPRRIGIAEHADQYTRTKPGYDVAWINGLIRYIIEHDLHDEAFIERNTTGFDDLREKVQPYTPERVEEVAGVPAADLESAAETLAAADTVVFGWAMGMTQSSHGTQNILALANLALVLGQLGKPGAGLSPFRGQNNVQGGGGDMGTLPGSLPGYQDPADEDVQAKFADAWGEQPPAEPGLKVPEMFSEAHEGNLRGMYIVGENPALSEPDIEHAREALEALDFLVVQDIFMTETAEHADVILPAATSPEKHGTFTNTERRIQRVRPTATPPGNARQDWEITQELANRLGYDWSYDHPREIMAEISDVTTIYGGVSYERLEAGDQHGLQWPCPTDDHPGTPYLYDYEEGNFNFDDGRARFVPADSGQPGEIPDEEYPLTLTSGRVLYHWHTGQLTRRVEGLMSHVGESFVEIHPHLADRLEIDDGDYVHVESRRGEIVVRAQLTDRVDAGTLFIPMHFAAGAVNTLTQETFDPQSGIPEYKVTSVRVTPLGSETDAEVLQAPAVRARRDGAASDD; encoded by the coding sequence ATGAGTACAGACGAGCCACTGCCGCACGTACCGGCGATCGACGACACACAGGAACAGACGCCAGTGACAGCCGACTTCGAGACCGGCACTGCGAACGACCCGCCTGTCGGCACAGCCGGCGACCATCCAACGACCCTCTCGATTAATGGGACGACGGTCACCGTTCCGCCAGACTCGACCGTCATCGACGCGATGGACGCTGTCGATGACGAGACGGTAACCGTCCAGCACGGTGCCGACGGCCTCGAGGACGACGCCGACGTGCCCGCGCTGTGTCACTACGATCGGGATGGCGACGCGAGTGACAAGATCGGGCCGCGAAGCGAGTGTCGGACCTGTATGGTCGAAACCGAGGAACACGGCCTCGTTCCGTCCTGTTCGTTCCCCGCAGAGGAGGGACTGACGGTCAAAACCGACACGCCGGACGCCGCGGAGAGCCGGAGCGTCAACCTGGATCTCGTCCTCTCGAATCACAACCTCCGCTGTACGACCTGTAACGGAAACGGTCGGTGTGAACTGCAAGACGCCGCGATCAGCGAGGGTGTCGATCACCCACGCTATGGTGTCTTCGCGGACCGCGACGAGTACGAACCGCTCGACGACACCTCGTCGTTCATCCAGATCGATCGCAACAAGTGTATTCTCTGTAACCGCTGTGTCGAGGGCTGTAACGACGTCCAGGTCGAGGGCGTCCTCCGGATCGAGGGCCACGGCGAGGACACCCGGATCGGCTTCCAGTCGGACGCAGAGACGATGGCCGAGTCGGACTGTGTCTCCTGTGGACACTGTGCGACGGTCTGTCCGACCGGCGCACTCACCGAAAAGGGAATCGGCGGTGCCGGTACGCTGCCGCTTCCGGGATTCACTCAGCGCAACTCGATCGGGAAGGTCATCGAAACCGACGCCGTCGAAACGCTCGACGAGACGTCCGCACCCAATCGGCCTCCCGATCCCGGTTGCGCCGATTCCTCCGACGCGACCGACACCGACAGCAACGAGGAGGCGAGAGTCGCACGCTTCATGGAGAGCGCCAAGAACCGTGCGGCGCAACTGGCAAGCGAGTACGGTCGGAAAGCGATCGTCGCCGGCGAACACACCGCCGAGAGCATCGCGATGAACACACTTCCCGAAGGGCGACTCTTCGATATCGCCGATTTCGTCAGCGACGTGCGCCTCGACAGGATCGACACTGCCGAAACGACGTGTGGGTTCTGTGCAGTCGGCTGTCGCTTCGAGATGTGGGGGAAAGACGGCGACACGATCGGCGTCGAGCCGGTCGACGAGCCGTCCGCAGCACCCGCAAACAATTTCTCGACCTGCGTCAAAGGAAAGTTCGGCCACGAGTTCGCAAACAGCGACAAACGACTTACGGAACCGCTCGTCCGAACCGGCTCCGGCGAATTCGAGCCCGTCTCGTGGGACGAGGCCCTCGAGTACGTCGCAGAGAACCTTCGTGAGATACAGGACGAACACGGCGTCGACGCGGTCAGTTGTCTCGCGTCGTCGAAGGGAACGAACGAGGAGGCGTATCTCGTCCAGAAGTTCGCCCGGCAGGTCCTAGGGACGAAGAACATCGACAACTGCGCGCGTCTCTGTCACTCGTCGACGGTCGCGGCCCTCCAGCAGACGCTTGGCTACGGTGCGATGACAAACCGCATCAACGAAGATGTCGGCGAGGCAGACGCCTACCTCATCACTGGCTCGAACACGACCGAGAGCCACCCGGTGCTGGCAACGCGCATCAAACAGAACGTCCGTGACGGTGCCGACCTGATGGTGTTCGATCCGCGAAGGATCGGCATCGCCGAACACGCCGACCAGTACACTCGAACCAAACCGGGCTACGACGTGGCCTGGATCAACGGACTGATTCGGTACATCATCGAACACGACCTCCACGACGAGGCGTTCATCGAGCGCAATACCACCGGTTTCGACGACCTCCGTGAGAAGGTCCAACCGTACACACCCGAACGGGTCGAGGAGGTTGCCGGTGTCCCGGCAGCCGATCTTGAGTCGGCCGCCGAAACCCTCGCTGCGGCCGATACCGTCGTCTTCGGCTGGGCAATGGGCATGACTCAGTCCAGTCACGGCACGCAGAACATCCTCGCGCTTGCAAACCTCGCGCTCGTGCTGGGTCAGCTCGGAAAACCGGGGGCTGGCCTTTCCCCGTTCCGCGGCCAGAACAACGTGCAGGGCGGTGGCGGCGACATGGGGACGCTCCCCGGCAGTCTGCCCGGCTATCAGGATCCAGCCGACGAGGACGTGCAGGCAAAATTCGCGGACGCGTGGGGCGAGCAGCCACCCGCCGAACCTGGGCTCAAAGTGCCCGAGATGTTCAGCGAGGCCCACGAAGGCAATCTGCGGGGCATGTATATCGTCGGCGAGAACCCCGCCCTCTCCGAACCCGACATCGAACACGCTCGCGAGGCTCTCGAGGCGCTTGACTTCCTCGTCGTCCAGGACATCTTCATGACCGAGACGGCAGAGCACGCGGACGTAATCCTCCCTGCAGCCACATCACCGGAGAAACACGGCACGTTCACCAACACGGAACGTCGTATCCAGCGTGTTCGCCCGACGGCTACCCCGCCTGGAAACGCCCGCCAGGACTGGGAGATCACTCAGGAGTTAGCGAACCGTCTGGGATACGACTGGAGCTACGACCACCCCCGGGAGATAATGGCCGAGATCAGTGACGTGACGACGATCTACGGCGGCGTCAGCTACGAGCGCCTCGAGGCAGGCGACCAACACGGGCTTCAGTGGCCCTGTCCGACCGATGACCACCCCGGGACGCCGTATCTGTACGACTACGAGGAGGGTAACTTCAACTTCGACGATGGGCGCGCCCGATTCGTCCCGGCAGACAGCGGGCAACCTGGAGAGATTCCAGATGAGGAGTACCCACTCACACTCACGTCGGGTCGGGTCCTCTATCACTGGCACACTGGCCAGCTCACCCGCCGTGTCGAAGGGCTCATGAGCCACGTCGGCGAGAGTTTCGTCGAAATCCATCCGCACCTGGCTGATCGCCTCGAGATCGACGACGGGGACTACGTTCACGTTGAGTCCCGACGCGGTGAGATCGTAGTCAGAGCACAGCTCACCGATCGCGTCGACGCGGGAACGCTGTTCATCCCGATGCACTTCGCCGCCGGCGCGGTCAACACGCTCACACAGGAGACGTTCGATCCACAGTCGGGCATCCCTGAGTACAAGGTCACGAGTGTCCGCGTCACACCGCTTGGTTCGGAGACCGACGCCGAGGTGCTTCAAGCGCCAGCCGTCAGGGCACGTCGTGATGGCGCCGCTTCCGACGACTGA
- a CDS encoding aldehyde ferredoxin oxidoreductase family protein, translating to MTQTRDHVCWVDLSARTVRHERVPERWRRQFLGGKGLGARYLYEELEANVDPLGPDNVLGFMLGPLSGYLPGETRYAAVTKSPLTGGFLDSYAGGQFPARLAGALPNCLGLFVTGRADVPTVIQIDDGEVTLETAADLAGATTDAVADAFPDAAVACIGPAGEAMVRYASIASDGGDHHAGRGGAGAVMGAKRLKAIAVRGDELEPTGELAKLHRTYAEAYQEHDTGQWLHAGATIESLDFADETGLLATRGWQETTFGESDAIGVEAAKASAVEREYPDGDYPGGFRIETEDGETVPRGATAMTLGAGLGIDDFDDVATLGACCDRLGLDVISAGNAVAWAIRAADAGHIDLEVSFGDADAAAELIKRIATREGTVADALADGVAVAADRYGGEAFVPTVKSMAVPSYDPRQAGSMALAYATSDRGACHRRARPFEREVFDEEWSLQTQVRAVVTAQNVRSVLWSLPTDDFLGEVFDDLGAEWLAALGRSYDSSDLYRLGERVWTLVRLFNVREGFERADDSLPSVFRKSLPGAHGRDSAIDPDDFERALERYYATRGWGPNGRPLAETLVRLDLDDIVDDETPLDTPPTGET from the coding sequence GTGACACAGACGCGCGACCACGTCTGCTGGGTCGACCTCTCGGCGCGGACGGTTCGTCACGAACGCGTCCCGGAGCGGTGGCGACGGCAGTTTCTCGGCGGCAAGGGGCTCGGTGCTCGCTATCTCTACGAGGAACTCGAGGCAAACGTCGATCCGTTGGGGCCCGACAACGTCCTCGGCTTCATGCTCGGGCCGCTGTCGGGCTATCTGCCCGGCGAAACGCGATACGCTGCGGTCACGAAATCGCCGCTCACTGGTGGCTTTCTCGACTCCTACGCTGGCGGCCAGTTCCCTGCCCGTCTCGCGGGTGCGCTTCCGAACTGTCTCGGCCTGTTCGTGACGGGACGTGCAGACGTTCCGACCGTGATCCAGATCGATGACGGAGAAGTCACGCTTGAGACGGCTGCCGACCTCGCCGGGGCTACGACCGACGCCGTCGCGGATGCATTTCCCGACGCCGCGGTCGCGTGTATCGGTCCCGCGGGTGAAGCGATGGTCAGGTACGCGTCGATCGCATCCGACGGCGGCGATCACCACGCAGGTCGCGGCGGCGCGGGTGCGGTGATGGGCGCAAAACGACTCAAGGCGATCGCCGTCCGTGGGGACGAACTCGAGCCGACCGGCGAACTTGCGAAGCTCCACCGGACGTACGCCGAGGCCTATCAGGAACACGATACCGGCCAGTGGTTACACGCGGGCGCGACGATCGAGAGTCTCGATTTCGCCGACGAGACCGGGCTGCTCGCGACGCGAGGGTGGCAGGAGACGACGTTCGGCGAGAGCGACGCGATCGGCGTCGAAGCCGCCAAAGCGTCTGCCGTCGAGCGAGAGTATCCCGACGGAGACTATCCCGGCGGTTTTCGCATCGAAACCGAGGACGGCGAGACCGTCCCGCGCGGTGCGACTGCGATGACGCTAGGTGCCGGGCTTGGGATCGATGATTTCGACGACGTCGCAACACTTGGTGCGTGCTGTGACCGGCTCGGACTGGACGTTATCAGTGCCGGAAACGCGGTTGCATGGGCGATCCGCGCTGCCGACGCGGGACATATCGATCTCGAGGTCTCCTTTGGCGACGCCGACGCCGCCGCGGAACTGATCAAACGGATCGCGACTCGAGAGGGGACGGTCGCGGACGCGTTAGCCGACGGCGTCGCTGTTGCCGCCGATCGATACGGTGGCGAGGCGTTCGTGCCGACCGTGAAGTCGATGGCCGTGCCGTCGTACGATCCGCGACAGGCTGGCAGCATGGCGCTTGCGTACGCGACGAGCGATCGTGGTGCCTGCCACCGCCGTGCACGTCCCTTCGAGCGCGAAGTCTTCGACGAAGAGTGGTCGCTCCAGACGCAGGTTCGTGCGGTCGTCACCGCACAGAACGTTCGCTCGGTCCTCTGGAGTCTGCCGACGGACGACTTCCTTGGCGAGGTGTTCGATGATTTAGGGGCAGAGTGGCTGGCTGCGCTCGGTCGATCGTACGACTCGAGCGACCTCTATCGACTTGGCGAACGAGTCTGGACGCTTGTTCGACTATTCAATGTTCGAGAGGGGTTCGAGAGAGCAGACGACAGTCTTCCGTCAGTGTTCCGGAAATCACTCCCTGGCGCGCATGGACGCGATAGTGCCATCGATCCGGACGACTTCGAGCGAGCGCTCGAGCGCTACTATGCGACCAGAGGCTGGGGACCGAATGGTCGGCCACTCGCCGAAACGCTCGTCCGACTCGATCTCGATGATATCGTCGACGACGAGACGCCGCTCGATACTCCACCAACGGGCGAGACGTAG
- a CDS encoding N-acetyltransferase family protein: MTVGSETATPACTAWDNGECEGTPHCPPRCPRFRDADGDAFIARCYRSSDRESLLTMYEEIDDYNRTMGLPPKGRSRLETWVDRLTTNGWNLVVVADDRIVGHTAVVPADSDSPEFIIFVHQDFQNSGIGSELIKQLIAYAKDKNHQALTLEVAKGNKQAISVYQNIGFEVTNRKLSELAMALELQLPIADQVQRPPAKRE; encoded by the coding sequence ATGACCGTTGGGTCTGAGACAGCGACACCAGCCTGTACCGCGTGGGACAACGGGGAATGTGAGGGCACGCCGCACTGTCCACCACGATGCCCGCGATTCCGGGATGCAGACGGCGATGCCTTCATCGCTCGCTGCTATCGGTCCAGCGATCGAGAGTCACTACTCACGATGTACGAGGAAATCGACGACTACAACCGAACGATGGGGTTGCCCCCGAAAGGGCGCTCACGACTCGAGACCTGGGTCGATCGGTTAACTACGAACGGATGGAACTTGGTCGTCGTTGCTGATGACCGCATCGTCGGCCACACCGCAGTGGTTCCTGCCGATTCGGACAGTCCTGAGTTCATTATCTTCGTTCATCAGGACTTTCAGAACAGCGGGATCGGCTCTGAACTCATCAAACAGCTGATCGCGTACGCAAAGGACAAGAACCACCAAGCGTTGACGCTCGAGGTAGCCAAGGGAAACAAACAGGCGATCTCAGTGTACCAGAACATCGGCTTCGAAGTGACCAACCGGAAACTCTCGGAACTCGCAATGGCGCTCGAACTCCAGTTGCCGATCGCCGACCAGGTTCAGCGACCACCGGCCAAGCGTGAGTGA